In one window of Arachis ipaensis cultivar K30076 chromosome B06, Araip1.1, whole genome shotgun sequence DNA:
- the LOC107648737 gene encoding phosphatidylinositol 4-phosphate 5-kinase 9 isoform X1, which translates to MSGPVAIVADHLDGGALSCADRTKSLDAIYESDHLSIWTNGEADHSSEIVGFRVGELLLPNGETYCGSLLGNMPEGHGVYVWSDGCVYKGEWRRGMRNGIGKIRWPSGAVYEGEFSGGYVHGTGTYIGSDKLTYKGRWRLNLKHGLGYQVYPDGDIFEGSWIRGTPEGPGKYTWANGNVYLGNMKGGTMSGKGTLTWITGDSFEGNWLNGMMHGFGVYTWSDGGCYVGTWSLGLKDGKGTFYPKGSGLPSVQEIYLKALRKRGLLPDLRKQSQVGDVKLRENQRSSRVSSHKLAKGNLLNLDQSSRTNVSLERRWSLEVSIEKVIGHDSAFDITDSLPESGNKEIISKIPILEREYMQGVLISEVVLNDMFTSMSRRARRRQRKLAREIKRPGEAIIKGHRSYDLMLSLQLGIRYTVGKITPVKSREVRASDFGSKASFWMNFPKEGSQLTPPHQSDDFRWKDYCPMVFRNLRELFKIDAADYMMSICGNDALRELSSPGKSGSVFFLSQDDRFMIKTLRRSEVKVLLRMLPDYHHHVKSYENTLITKFFGLHRIKPSSGQKFRFVVMGNMFCTELRIHRRFDLKGSSLGRSSDKIEIDENTTLKDLDLNYCFYLEPSWRESLLKQIEIDSRFLEAQHIMDYSLLLGVHYRAPEQLRPLTSYSHRMSVDGLAMLAEEDPLEDEVYNYPQGLVLVPRGSDDDSVVVGSHIRGSRLRASSANDEEVDLLLPGTARLQIQLGVNMPSRAEQIPGKQDKQMFHEVYDVVVYLGIIDILQDYNMTKKIEHAYKSLQFDSLSISAVDPTFYSRRFLEFIQKVFPQNSVSG; encoded by the exons ATGTCTGGCCCTGTGGCCATAGTTGCTGATCATTTGGATGGAGGCGCACTTTCTTGTGCTGACAGAACCAAATCTCTTGATGCCATTTACGAATCGGATCACTTATCTATATGGACGAATGGTGAAGCTGATCATTCCTCTGAAATCGTTGGGTTTCGAGTTGGAGAACTCTTGCTTCCTAATGGAGAAACATATTGTGGTTCACTTCTTGGCAATATGCCCGAGGGCCATGGTGTGTATGTCTGGTCCGATGGATGCGTCTACAAGGGCGAATGGAGACGGGGGATGAGAAATGGTATTGGGAAAATTAGATGGCCTTCTGGAGCAGTGTATGAGGGTGAATTCTCTGGCGGATATGTCCATGGTACCGGAACATATATTGGTTCGGATAAGTTGACCTATAAAGGGCGGTGGAGACTGAATCTTAAGCACGGTCTTGGTTACCAAGTTTATCCGGATGGAGATATCTTTGAAGGCTCTTGGATAAGAGGTACACCAGAGGGGCCTGGGAAGTATACATGGGCAAATGGGAATGTATATTTGGGGAATATGAAAGGCGGGACCATGTCGGGGAAAGGAACTCTAACATGGATAACCGGGGATTCATTTGAAGGAAATTGGTTGAATGGCATGATGCATGGGTTTGGAGTATACACTTGGAGTGATGGAGGCTGCTATGTTGGGACTTGGTCACTCGGTCTAAAAGATGGTAAAGGAACTTTTTATCCTAAAGGCAGCGGTCTTCCATCCGTTCAAGAAATCTACCTCAAAGCTTTGCGAAAAAGAGGGCTTTTGCCGGATTTGAGAAAGCAGAGCCAGGTTGGAGATGTCAAGCTTCGTGAGAATCAGAGATCCAGTCGTGTTTCGTCTCATAAACTTGCAAAGGGAAACCTGTTAAATCTGGACCAGTCTAGTAGAACAAATGTTTCTCTTGAAAGGCGTTGGAGTCTTGAGGTATCAATTGAGAAAGTGATTGGACATGATTCTGCATTCGACATAACAGACTCTTTACCAGAAAGTGGAAATAAAGAGATTATTTCGAAGATCCCAATCTTGGAACGAGAGTACATGCAAGGCGTATTAATAAGTGAAGTAGTGTTGAATGATATGTTTACATCCATGTCTAGAAGGGCTAGGCGTCGACAAAGAAAGCTTGCAAGAGAGATAAAAAGACCTGGTGAAGCAATCATCAAAGGTCACAGGAGTTATGATCTGATGCTCAGTTTGCAACTTGGAATAAG GTATACTGTGGGCAAGATTACGCCTGTAAAGAGTAGAGAAGTGCGAGCGTCGGATTTTGGTAGCAAAGCAAGCTTTTGGATGAATTTTCCAAAAGAAGGTTCTCAATTAACCCCTCCGCATCAGTCAGATGATTTTAGATGGAAAGATTACTGCCCAATGGTGTTTAG AAATTTAAGAGAGTTGTTCAAGATTGATGCTGCTGATTACATGATGTCTATCTGTGGAAATGATGCTCTGAGGGAACTATCTTCTCCGGGGAAAAGTGGTAGTGTCTTTTTCCTATCTCAGGATGATCGTTTCATGATCAAGACGCTGCGGAGATCTGAAGTCAAG GTTCTTCTGAGAATGCTTCCAGACTATCATCATCATGTGAAGTCATATGAAAATACACTCATTACAAAATTTTTTGGCCTGCACAGAATTAAACCTTCAAGTGGTCAAAAG TTTCGCTTTGTTGTAATGGGAAATATGTTCTGCACAGAATTAAGGATTCATAGGAGATTTGATTTGAAAGGTTCTTCCCTTGGACGGTCATCAGACAAGATAGAAATTGATGAGAATACCACTCTTAAAGATTTAGATTTGAACTACTGCTTCTACTTGGAACCATCTTGGAGGGAGTCTTTACTAAA GCAGATTGAAATAGACAGCAGGTTTTTGGAAGCACAGCACATTATGGATTACAGCCTCCTTCTAGGGGTTCATTATCGAGCTCCCGAGCAGCTGCGCCCACTCACGTCATACAGCCACCGGATGAGTGTGGATGGATTGGCAATGCTTGCGGAGGAAG ACCCTCTGGAGGACGAAGTATATAACTATCCACAAGGCCTTGTTCTTGTTCCTCGAGGATCAGATGATGACAGCGTCGTTGTAGGCTCGCACATTAGAGGTAGCAGGTTAAGAgcttcatctgctaatgatgagGAGGTAGATCTTCTTCTACCTGGTACAGCAAG GCTCCAAATCCAGCTTGGTGTGAACATGCCCTCGAGggcagagcagattccaggaaaACAGGACAAACAAATGTTCCATGAGGTATATGACGTTGTAGTGTACCTCGGTATCATCGACATACTGCAAGACTACAACATGACTAAGAAGATTGAACATGCCTATAAATCTCTCCAGTTTGATTCATTGTCTATCTCGGCCGTCGACCCTACATTCTACTCGCGTCGCTTCCTGGAATTTATTCAGAAAGTGTTCCCGCAAAACTCGGTTTCAGGTTAA
- the LOC107648737 gene encoding phosphatidylinositol 4-phosphate 5-kinase 9 isoform X3 codes for MSGPVAIVADHLDGGALSCADRTKSLDAIYESDHLSIWTNGEADHSSEIVGFRVGELLLPNGETYCGSLLGNMPEGHGVYVWSDGCVYKGEWRRGMRNGIGKIRWPSGAVYEGEFSGGYVHGTGTYIGSDKLTYKGRWRLNLKHGLGYQVYPDGDIFEGSWIRGTPEGPGKYTWANGNVYLGNMKGGTMSGKGTLTWITGDSFEGNWLNGMMHGFGVYTWSDGGCYVGTWSLGLKDGKGTFYPKGSGLPSVQEIYLKALRKRGLLPDLRKQSQVGDVKLRENQRSSRVSSHKLAKGNLLNLDQSSRTNVSLERRWSLEVSIEKVIGHDSAFDITDSLPESGNKEIISKIPILEREYMQGVLISEVVLNDMFTSMSRRARRRQRKLAREIKRPGEAIIKGHRSYDLMLSLQLGIRYTVGKITPVKSREVRASDFGSKASFWMNFPKEGSQLTPPHQSDDFRWKDYCPMVFRNLRELFKIDAADYMMSICGNDALRELSSPGKSGSVFFLSQDDRFMIKTLRRSEVKVLLRMLPDYHHHVKSYENTLITKFFGLHRIKPSSGQKFRFVVMGNMFCTELRIHRRFDLKGSSLGRSSDKIEIDENTTLKDLDLNYCFYLEPSWRESLLKQIEIDSRFLEAQHIMDYSLLLGVHYRAPEQLRPLTSYSHRMSVDGLAMLAEEEL; via the exons ATGTCTGGCCCTGTGGCCATAGTTGCTGATCATTTGGATGGAGGCGCACTTTCTTGTGCTGACAGAACCAAATCTCTTGATGCCATTTACGAATCGGATCACTTATCTATATGGACGAATGGTGAAGCTGATCATTCCTCTGAAATCGTTGGGTTTCGAGTTGGAGAACTCTTGCTTCCTAATGGAGAAACATATTGTGGTTCACTTCTTGGCAATATGCCCGAGGGCCATGGTGTGTATGTCTGGTCCGATGGATGCGTCTACAAGGGCGAATGGAGACGGGGGATGAGAAATGGTATTGGGAAAATTAGATGGCCTTCTGGAGCAGTGTATGAGGGTGAATTCTCTGGCGGATATGTCCATGGTACCGGAACATATATTGGTTCGGATAAGTTGACCTATAAAGGGCGGTGGAGACTGAATCTTAAGCACGGTCTTGGTTACCAAGTTTATCCGGATGGAGATATCTTTGAAGGCTCTTGGATAAGAGGTACACCAGAGGGGCCTGGGAAGTATACATGGGCAAATGGGAATGTATATTTGGGGAATATGAAAGGCGGGACCATGTCGGGGAAAGGAACTCTAACATGGATAACCGGGGATTCATTTGAAGGAAATTGGTTGAATGGCATGATGCATGGGTTTGGAGTATACACTTGGAGTGATGGAGGCTGCTATGTTGGGACTTGGTCACTCGGTCTAAAAGATGGTAAAGGAACTTTTTATCCTAAAGGCAGCGGTCTTCCATCCGTTCAAGAAATCTACCTCAAAGCTTTGCGAAAAAGAGGGCTTTTGCCGGATTTGAGAAAGCAGAGCCAGGTTGGAGATGTCAAGCTTCGTGAGAATCAGAGATCCAGTCGTGTTTCGTCTCATAAACTTGCAAAGGGAAACCTGTTAAATCTGGACCAGTCTAGTAGAACAAATGTTTCTCTTGAAAGGCGTTGGAGTCTTGAGGTATCAATTGAGAAAGTGATTGGACATGATTCTGCATTCGACATAACAGACTCTTTACCAGAAAGTGGAAATAAAGAGATTATTTCGAAGATCCCAATCTTGGAACGAGAGTACATGCAAGGCGTATTAATAAGTGAAGTAGTGTTGAATGATATGTTTACATCCATGTCTAGAAGGGCTAGGCGTCGACAAAGAAAGCTTGCAAGAGAGATAAAAAGACCTGGTGAAGCAATCATCAAAGGTCACAGGAGTTATGATCTGATGCTCAGTTTGCAACTTGGAATAAG GTATACTGTGGGCAAGATTACGCCTGTAAAGAGTAGAGAAGTGCGAGCGTCGGATTTTGGTAGCAAAGCAAGCTTTTGGATGAATTTTCCAAAAGAAGGTTCTCAATTAACCCCTCCGCATCAGTCAGATGATTTTAGATGGAAAGATTACTGCCCAATGGTGTTTAG AAATTTAAGAGAGTTGTTCAAGATTGATGCTGCTGATTACATGATGTCTATCTGTGGAAATGATGCTCTGAGGGAACTATCTTCTCCGGGGAAAAGTGGTAGTGTCTTTTTCCTATCTCAGGATGATCGTTTCATGATCAAGACGCTGCGGAGATCTGAAGTCAAG GTTCTTCTGAGAATGCTTCCAGACTATCATCATCATGTGAAGTCATATGAAAATACACTCATTACAAAATTTTTTGGCCTGCACAGAATTAAACCTTCAAGTGGTCAAAAG TTTCGCTTTGTTGTAATGGGAAATATGTTCTGCACAGAATTAAGGATTCATAGGAGATTTGATTTGAAAGGTTCTTCCCTTGGACGGTCATCAGACAAGATAGAAATTGATGAGAATACCACTCTTAAAGATTTAGATTTGAACTACTGCTTCTACTTGGAACCATCTTGGAGGGAGTCTTTACTAAA GCAGATTGAAATAGACAGCAGGTTTTTGGAAGCACAGCACATTATGGATTACAGCCTCCTTCTAGGGGTTCATTATCGAGCTCCCGAGCAGCTGCGCCCACTCACGTCATACAGCCACCGGATGAGTGTGGATGGATTGGCAATGCTTGCGGAGGAAG AACTATAA
- the LOC107648737 gene encoding phosphatidylinositol 4-phosphate 5-kinase 9 isoform X2, which translates to MSGPVAIVADHLDGGALSCADRTKSLDAIYESDHLSIWTNGEADHSSEIVGFRVGELLLPNGETYCGSLLGNMPEGHGVYVWSDGCVYKGEWRRGMRNGIGKIRWPSGAVYEGEFSGGYVHGTGTYIGSDKLTYKGRWRLNLKHGLGYQVYPDGDIFEGSWIRGTPEGPGKYTWANGNVYLGNMKGGTMSGKGTLTWITGDSFEGNWLNGMMHGFGVYTWSDGGCYVGTWSLGLKDGKGTFYPKGSGLPSVQEIYLKALRKRGLLPDLRKQSQVGDVKLRENQRSSRVSSHKLAKGNLLNLDQSSRTNVSLERRWSLEVSIEKVIGHDSAFDITDSLPESGNKEIISKIPILEREYMQGVLISEVVLNDMFTSMSRRARRRQRKLAREIKRPGEAIIKGHRSYDLMLSLQLGIRYTVGKITPVKSREVRASDFGSKASFWMNFPKEGSQLTPPHQSDDFRWKDYCPMVFRNLRELFKIDAADYMMSICGNDALRELSSPGKSGSVFFLSQDDRFMIKTLRRSEVKVLLRMLPDYHHHVKSYENTLITKFFGLHRIKPSSGQKFRFVVMGNMFCTELRIHRRFDLKGSSLGRSSDKIEIDENTTLKDLDLNYCFYLEPSWRESLLKQIEIDSRFLEAQHIMDYSLLLGVHYRAPEQLRPLTSYSHRMSVDGLAMLAEEVEL; encoded by the exons ATGTCTGGCCCTGTGGCCATAGTTGCTGATCATTTGGATGGAGGCGCACTTTCTTGTGCTGACAGAACCAAATCTCTTGATGCCATTTACGAATCGGATCACTTATCTATATGGACGAATGGTGAAGCTGATCATTCCTCTGAAATCGTTGGGTTTCGAGTTGGAGAACTCTTGCTTCCTAATGGAGAAACATATTGTGGTTCACTTCTTGGCAATATGCCCGAGGGCCATGGTGTGTATGTCTGGTCCGATGGATGCGTCTACAAGGGCGAATGGAGACGGGGGATGAGAAATGGTATTGGGAAAATTAGATGGCCTTCTGGAGCAGTGTATGAGGGTGAATTCTCTGGCGGATATGTCCATGGTACCGGAACATATATTGGTTCGGATAAGTTGACCTATAAAGGGCGGTGGAGACTGAATCTTAAGCACGGTCTTGGTTACCAAGTTTATCCGGATGGAGATATCTTTGAAGGCTCTTGGATAAGAGGTACACCAGAGGGGCCTGGGAAGTATACATGGGCAAATGGGAATGTATATTTGGGGAATATGAAAGGCGGGACCATGTCGGGGAAAGGAACTCTAACATGGATAACCGGGGATTCATTTGAAGGAAATTGGTTGAATGGCATGATGCATGGGTTTGGAGTATACACTTGGAGTGATGGAGGCTGCTATGTTGGGACTTGGTCACTCGGTCTAAAAGATGGTAAAGGAACTTTTTATCCTAAAGGCAGCGGTCTTCCATCCGTTCAAGAAATCTACCTCAAAGCTTTGCGAAAAAGAGGGCTTTTGCCGGATTTGAGAAAGCAGAGCCAGGTTGGAGATGTCAAGCTTCGTGAGAATCAGAGATCCAGTCGTGTTTCGTCTCATAAACTTGCAAAGGGAAACCTGTTAAATCTGGACCAGTCTAGTAGAACAAATGTTTCTCTTGAAAGGCGTTGGAGTCTTGAGGTATCAATTGAGAAAGTGATTGGACATGATTCTGCATTCGACATAACAGACTCTTTACCAGAAAGTGGAAATAAAGAGATTATTTCGAAGATCCCAATCTTGGAACGAGAGTACATGCAAGGCGTATTAATAAGTGAAGTAGTGTTGAATGATATGTTTACATCCATGTCTAGAAGGGCTAGGCGTCGACAAAGAAAGCTTGCAAGAGAGATAAAAAGACCTGGTGAAGCAATCATCAAAGGTCACAGGAGTTATGATCTGATGCTCAGTTTGCAACTTGGAATAAG GTATACTGTGGGCAAGATTACGCCTGTAAAGAGTAGAGAAGTGCGAGCGTCGGATTTTGGTAGCAAAGCAAGCTTTTGGATGAATTTTCCAAAAGAAGGTTCTCAATTAACCCCTCCGCATCAGTCAGATGATTTTAGATGGAAAGATTACTGCCCAATGGTGTTTAG AAATTTAAGAGAGTTGTTCAAGATTGATGCTGCTGATTACATGATGTCTATCTGTGGAAATGATGCTCTGAGGGAACTATCTTCTCCGGGGAAAAGTGGTAGTGTCTTTTTCCTATCTCAGGATGATCGTTTCATGATCAAGACGCTGCGGAGATCTGAAGTCAAG GTTCTTCTGAGAATGCTTCCAGACTATCATCATCATGTGAAGTCATATGAAAATACACTCATTACAAAATTTTTTGGCCTGCACAGAATTAAACCTTCAAGTGGTCAAAAG TTTCGCTTTGTTGTAATGGGAAATATGTTCTGCACAGAATTAAGGATTCATAGGAGATTTGATTTGAAAGGTTCTTCCCTTGGACGGTCATCAGACAAGATAGAAATTGATGAGAATACCACTCTTAAAGATTTAGATTTGAACTACTGCTTCTACTTGGAACCATCTTGGAGGGAGTCTTTACTAAA GCAGATTGAAATAGACAGCAGGTTTTTGGAAGCACAGCACATTATGGATTACAGCCTCCTTCTAGGGGTTCATTATCGAGCTCCCGAGCAGCTGCGCCCACTCACGTCATACAGCCACCGGATGAGTGTGGATGGATTGGCAATGCTTGCGGAGGAAG TAGAACTATAA